Sequence from the Streptomyces kaniharaensis genome:
TCGCCGAACCACTGCAGCGCGTCTTCGACGACGTCCTCGCACCCGAGCAGGACGTCGAGGTCACGCCCGTGCGCGAATCCGCCTACCTGGTCGAGCGGGTGCGCTACCAGCGCAAGGTGCCCGACCGGATCGAGCACCGCCTCTACCTCCCGGTGCTGCACCTGCTCGCCCGGGCCGGACGGGCCGCCCGCGGGCTCGCCGACGGGAGCGTCCACCGCTACCTCGGGTACGGCTTCGCCACGCTGGTCGCCCTGCTGCTCGTCCTGGCGGTGGCCCGGTGAACGCGACCGGCACCGTGGCCGTCGCCGCCCAGGTCGTCCTGGTCACGGCGGGGGCGCCCTGGCTGGCCGGGCTGATGCGCCAGGTCCGCGCCCGGCTCGAAGGGCGGGCCGGCCCCGGCATCGGACAGCCCTGGCGGGACCTGCGCAAGCAACTGCGCAAACAGCCGGTCACGGCCGGCGGCACCGGATCGGCCTTCCGGGCCGCGCCGCTGGTCCTGGTCGCCACCGCCCTGGTCGTCGCCGCCCTGGTCCCGCTCGCCTCCACCCGCACCCCGGTCAGCGGGTACGCGGACCTGATCGTGGTGGTCGCGCTGCTCGCCCTCGGCACCGTCTCCCTCGCCCTGGCCGGCCTGGACACGGGTACCGCCTTCGGCGGCATGGGCGCCAGCCGCGAGATGACGGTGACGGCGCTGGTCGAACCGACCCTGCTGATGTCGGTGTTCGCACTGTCCATCCCCGCCGATTCCACCAACCTCGCCGACATCGTCTCCGGCGCCGTCCACGACCCCGCCCGACTCGCCACCCCCACCGGTCTGCTCGCCGCCGTCGCCCTCGCGGCCGTCACCATCGCCGAGACCGGAAGGCTGCCCGTCGACAACCCGTCCACCCACCTGGAGCTGACGATGATCCACGAGGCGATGGTGCTGGAGTACTCCGGCCCCGATCTCGCCCTGATCGAACTCGGCGCCCAGCTGCGGCTCACCGTCCTGCTCGGCCTGCTGACCGCCCTGTTCACGCCCTGGGGCATCGCCACCACGGGCTCGCCGGCCTCGCTCCTGCTCGCCCTCGTCCTGCTCGCGGCCAAGGTGGCGGTGCTCGGTACGGCGTTGGCCGCCGCCGAGGTGTGGTGGGCGAAGATCCGGCTCTTCCGGGTTCCCGAGCTGCTCACCGGCTCCTTCCTGTTGGCGCTGCTCGCCGTCGCCGCTTCCTACTTCCTCACCGGGGAGTGACACGATGAACGACCGAAACGAGGTGGCGGATGAGTGAGGGCCTGTTCACCCAACTCCTCGACCTCGCCTGCGGGATCTTCCTGCTGGCCGCCGTCCTGGTCCTGTGGCGCCGCGAACTCGCCGCCATGGTCAGGGTGTTCGCCGCCCAGGGGCTCGCCCTCGCGGCGATCGCCGCGCTGCTCGCCCGGCACGAGCACCGGTGGGACCTGCTCGGGGTCGCCGTGCTCGTCGCCGTCCTGCGCGCCGGGTTGCTCCCCCGCCTCATGCGGCGCGCCCTGGTCGCCGGCGGCGAAAGCGCCGAGACCGAGCCGCTGGTCAACGTCGCGGCCTCGCTGCTCGCCGCCGCCGCGCTGACCCTCCTCGCCTACGCCGTCGCCCGGCCGCTCACCGAGCTCGCGCCCTCGCCCGCCACCCGCGCGCTGCCGGTCGGGCTCGCGGTCGTGCTGATCGGCTTCTTCGCGCTCGTCACCCGCCGCCGCGCGCTCTCCCAGGTGACCGGCTTCCTGCTGGTGGACAACGGCATCACCGCGGTCGCCTTCCTGGCCGCCTCCGGCGTGCCGCTCATCGTCGAACTCGGCGTCTCCTTCGACGTGTTGTTCGCCGCTCTGGTCCTCCAGGTGCTCACCGCGCGGATGCGCGCGGCCTTCGGCGGCACCGACCTCGACGACCTGCGGGAGCTGCACGACTGATGCCCGACGCCCTCCTCCTCACCGCACCCGCCGCCGCACCGCTCGCCGTCGCCGCCGGCTACGCCGCACTCGGCTGGCGCCGCACCACCGCGTGGGCCGGACTGCTCTCCCCCGCCGCCATCCTCGCCTGCGCCACCGCTCTCGCCGCCCGGGTGCCCACGCGCGGCCCGGCCACCGCGTACGACGGCCTGCTGCGCGCCGACGCCCTGACCGTGTGGATCCTGCTCGGCATCGGCGCGGTCGGCGCACTGGCCTGCGCCGCCAGCCCGGCGTACCTCGCCGCCGAACGGACGGACCCCGTCTCCGCCCGCCGCTACGGCGTCCTCGTCCACCTCTTCCTCGCCGCGATGGCCCTGGCCACGCTCACCGTCAACCTCGGCGTGCTCTGGGTCGCGATCGAGGCCACCACCATCGTCACCGCCTTCCTGGTAGGCCACCACCGGACCCGGGCCGGTGTCGAGGCCGCCTGGAAGTACGTGGTGATCTGCTCGGTCGGCATCGCGCTCGCCTTCCTGGGCACGGTGCTGGTCTACTACGCGGCCCGGCACGCCGGCATCCCCGAGTCCCGCGCCCTTGACTGGCCCACCCTCGCGGCCCACGCGGACCGGCTCGACCACCCGACCCTGCGGCTCGGCACCGCGCTCGCCGTCCTCGGCTTCGGCGCGAAGGCCGGGCTCGTCCCGCTGCACGCCTGGCTGCCGGACGCGCACAGCCAAGCCCCGGCCCCCGTCTCCGCGTTGATGTCCGGCGTGCTGCTCGCGGTGGCCTTCACCGCGGTCCTGCGCCACAAGGTGATCGCGGACGCGGCACTCGGCACCGGCTTCGCCCGCGTGCTCCTGGTCGCGGTGGCGCTCGTCACGCTCGCGCTGGCAGCGGCCCTGCTGCTGGCCCAGCGCGACTACAAACGCATGCTCGCCTACTCCAGCATGGAACACATGGGCCTGATCGCCCTCGCCGCGGCAATCGGCACCCGGCTCGCCACCGCCGCCCTGCTGCTGCACATGGCCGGCCACGGGCTCGCCAAGGGCGTCGCGTTCTGCTCTTCCGGTCACCTGCTGCACCTGGCCGGCACCACCCGGATCGGGCGCGTCCGCGGGCTGCTCGGCCGAGCACCCGCGCTCGGCGCCGCCTTCGGCCTCGCCCTGCTCGCGCTGCTCGCGCTGCCGCCGTTCAGCCTCTTCGCCTCCGAACTCGGCATCGCCCGCGCCGGGTTCAACGCCGGGCTCGGCTGGGTCGTCGCCGTCGCCCTGGTGCTGGTGCTGATCGCGTTCGCCGCGATCGCCGGGCGCGGTGCCCGCATGCTGCTCGGCGCAGGGCCTGTTCCCGACGCCGCCCCTGCCCGATCCGGCGTGAGCGTCTGGCTGCCGCTCGCCGCCGGACTCGCCGTGTGCGCCGCGCTCGGCATCACCGTCGCCCCGCTCGGCGACCTGCTCGACGCCGCTGCCGCGATCGGAGGCCACTGAGCCGTGCCACGCACCAGCACCGACCTCTCCCCCGACGAACTCCCCGACCACGCCGCCCGGTTGCTCGCCGCCGGCCACCGGCTCGCGCTGGTCGCCGCCCACCACGACGACCCGGCCACAATCCGCGTGGTGTACCTGTTCGTCCAGGGCCCGCCCGACACCCGCACGGAACTGCACGTCCGCCTCGACGCCCGCGAGCCCGCCGTCCCCACCCTGGCCGAACTCTCCTTCCCCGCAGGCAGGTTCGAACGCGAGATGCGCGACCTGCACGGCGTCGTCCCGCTCCGCCACCCGCTCCCCCGCCGCCTCGTCCGCCACCCCCACTGGCCGCGCGGCTGGTACCCGATGCACCCCGACGCCGGCCCCCCCGCCCGAATTCGGCACGCCCGAGGGACCGTTCCCGTTCCTCACCGTCCAAGGCCCCGGCGTGTACGAGATCCCGGTCGGCCCCGTCCACGCCGGCCTCATCGAACCCGGACACTTCCGCTTCTCGGTCGTCGGCGAGAGCATCCTCAAGCTCAAGGCCCGCCTCTGGTACGTCCACAAGGGCGTCGAGAAGCTCTTCGAAGGCCGGCGCCCCGAGCACGCCCTCGCCCTCGCCGAACGCATCAGCGGCGACACCGCCGTCGGCCACGCCCTCGCCTTCTGCCTCGCCGTCGAGGAGGCCGCCGGCCTTCGGGCACCCGCCCGGGCGCAGCGGGCCCGCGCCCTACTGCTGGAACTCGAACGCCTCCACAACCACGTCACCGACCTCGGCGCGCTCTGCAACGACGTCGGCCACGGCATCCTCAACGCCCACGCCTGGCGCATCCGCGAACGCCTGCTCCGCCTCAACCACTCCGTCACCGGGCACCGACTGCTGCGCGGCGGAGTCACCCCCGGCGGCGCCGTCCTCCGCAGGCTGCCCGACGACGCCGAGCTCGCCCACGTCCGCGCCGACCTGCGCAGTCTCGTCGAACTCGCCCTCGGCCACCCCACCATCCGCGACCGCTTCACCGGCACCGCCATCCTGCCCGCCCAGGCCGCCCGGGACCTCGGCTGCCTCGGCTACGTCGCCCGCGCCAGCGGCCTGCCCGCCGACGCCCGCCGCGACCACCCGTTCCACGACCTCGGCGACCTGCTGACCACCCGCGTCCTCGACACCGGCGACGTCCTCGCCCGCTTCACCGTCCGCACCCAGGAGGCCGAGGACGCCCTCGACCTGATCGACCACCTCGCCGACGGGCTCACCCCCGGAGCCGCCATCGACCTCACCCCGCACGGACCCGCCCGCCGCTCCGGCGCAGGCATCGCCGAAGGCTGGCGCGGCACCATCACCACCCGCGTCGAACTCGCCCCCGACGGCGCCCTCACCCGAGTGAGGATCGCGGACCCGTCCTTCTTCAACTGGCCCGCCCTGCCCATCGCCCTGGCCGACACGATCGTCCCGGACTTCCCCCTCACCAACAAGAGCTTCAACCTGTCCTACGCGGGCAACGACCTGTGACCGCCGGCGCAGGAGGTGGACGCTGAGGGCCGCGGTCATGAGCCAGCCGCTGCTGCAGGCGAGAGCCTCGTGTGCCCGGGGCCGCCGCGGTGGGGCTGCTCGTGGTTCAGGCCTCGCTCCGGACGCGCGCGTGGAGGTGCTCGTCGTGCCAGCCGTCCGCGTGCAGCAGCGCGCTGCGCATCGTCCCCTCCAGCGCGAACCCCGCCCGCTCGGCCACCCGGCAGGATGCCGCGTTGGCCGTCGAGTGCGTCAACCGCAGCCGGTGGAGGCCCAGTTCGCCGAGCGCCCAGCGGGTGACCTCGGCGAGCGCCGCGGCGGCCAGGCCGCGCCTGCGCGCGGCGGGGAGCAGCCAGTACAGGAACTCGGCCGTGCCGTCGGCGAGGCTGACGTCCCCCAGACCGATCAGGCCCTGAGCCTCGTCGGTATCCGCCGGTGCGACGGCCCAGATCGCCGCCGACTCGTCCCGCCAGTAGGTGCCCCACCGCCCGATCCGCGCCCGGGCCTCCTCCGGCGAGAGCCGGCCGAGCCGGTTCCAGTGCCGGATGTCCGCGTCTTCGGACGCTGCCACGAGGGCGCCCACGTCGGACACCCGCCACGGACGCAGCACCGACCCGTCGGCGAGCCGTAGTCGGGGCTGTTCGCGCTGCCCCATCCGGCCTTCGGGGACGACGGGGGTTATCGGATCGATGTAGGTCACCGCCCCAGGCTGCCGTACCCCGTGCGCCGCCACCAGGGAATTGCGTCGACTCAGTGCCGGTTGCCGAGGGCGAAGAGCAGGATCACGAACCCGGCGAAGAGGTGGGTGCCGAGGATGTAGACCCCGGCGCGGATCAGCATGGCCTTGCGGCGGCTCTTCTCGTCGCTGACGCTGTCACTCATCGGGACTCCTGTGCGGGGGAACGGTCTTGACGGGGCTGGGGGCGGATGTGGATGCGCCGGCCGGTGACGGCGGCCTCGGCGAGGAGGGCTGTCAGGGTCGGCAGGTCGACCACCTCCGCCGGCTCGGTGGCGCCGTGGTCGTCGTAGGGCGTGATGGTGTAACGCAAGTGCGGCCTCAATCCGAGGTCGTGGTGGACGGGGTCAGGGGCGGGCGGACGCGCACGGTCCTGCCGCCGCCGGGGTCGGGCTCGATCGTCGGCTCACCGTCGAGGTGCTCGCGCCGGGCGTTGTTGTCGGCCGGTTCACCGTGACGGCGGTCCCGCCGGCGCCGGATCATCGAGAGTCCTCGGCGGAAGCGGTCACCTACTCACGCTTGCGGCGGTGACGTCCGGCGCCGTGCGGCCGGCCGGGACGAGGGGGCCGTGGAGATGGGTGCGGGCGTAGCTGATGGCGTCCGGGGTCGTCTCGAACACGTGCCCGTCGGCGCGGAGTTGGTCGAGTACGCCGAGGGCGTCGAGGGGGCGCTGGTGTTCGTCGCGGATGCCGGAGACGAGGACGAGGGTGCCGCGGCGCTGGAGCTTGGTGATGGCGTCGCCGAGGACGGTGGCGCCGCTGGCGTCGATCGCGCTGACCCTCGACATCCGCAGGATCGCGACCTTGACGTCGGCGCTCTCGGTGAGTTCGAGGAGGAAGCGGTGCGCGGCGGCGAACAGCAGCGGGCCGTCGATGCGGTACGCGACGATGTGCTCGGCGAGCAGCGCCTGCTCCTCGTCGTGGTGGTCCGCCGGGGGAAGGTCATCGTGCAGCGGCACCTGCTCGACCCGCGCCGCCTTCGCGACGGCGGCCAGCGCGAGCACGCCCGAGACGAGCAGGCCGACGACGACGGCGGTGACCAGGTCGAAGGCGAGCGTGGCGGCGGCGGTGAGGACCAAGACGGCGGCCTCGCCTCGCCCGGTGCGGGCGATCGCCCGCAGCGAGCCGACCTCGACCATCCGCACGGCGGTGGCGATCAGCACGCCGGCCAGGGCGGCCAGCGGGATCCCGGCCACCAGCGGTGCGGCAGCGAAGACGATCACCGCAAGCACCGCCGCGTGGACAAGGGCGGCGAGGCGGGAGACGGCGCCGGAGCGGACGTTGACGGCGGTGCGGGCGATCGCGCCGGTGGCGGCGACGCCGCCGAACAGCGGAGCGGCCAGGTTGGCCAGGCCCTGCCCGAACAGTTCGCGGTCGCTGTCGTGGCGCTCGGACACGCTCATGGCGTCCGCGGCGGTCGCGGACATCAGCGACTCCAGCGCGGCCAGCGCCGCGACCGCGAGGGCGGACGGAAGCAGGGCCGGAACGGCGGAGAGGTCGAGGAAGCCCAGCGAGGGCGCCGGGAGTCCGGCCGGCAGGTGGCCGATGGTCGCGACCGGCAGATTCGCCGACGAAGCGACGATCGTCGCGCCCACGACGGCGATCAGCGAGAACGGCAGCGAGGGCCGCCACCGCACGCCGATCAGCATCACGGCCGCCACGGCCAGAGCAAGGCCGAGCGCCGCCCAGTGCGGCGCGGCGGCGAAGTCCCCGAACGCCTTCGCCGCGACGACGGCAGGGTTGTCGCCCGCGGGCTTCTTCACCCCGAGCGCGCCGGGCACCTGCTGGAGCGCGATGACCCCGGCAATGCCGAGGGTGAAGCCCTCCACCACGGGCACCGGCACGTAGGCCATCCAGCGCCCGGCCCGGGCCAGCGCCAGAACGACCAGGATCACCCCGGCCAGCAACCCCACGGTCAGCACCCCGTCGGTGCCGTAGCGGGCCACGATCGGCACCAGGACGACGGTCATCGCGCCGGTCGGCCCGGACACCTGAAGGTTGGAGCCGCCGAAGATCGCGGCCAGCGCGCCCGCGACGACGGCGGTGGCCAGGCCCGCCTCGGCGCCCGCGCCCGAGGAGATGCCGAAACCGAGCGCGAGCGGCAGCGCGACGATGGCCACGGTGAGCCCGGCGAGCAGGTCCTTGCGCGGGGAGCGACCCATGGTGGCGAGGATCTGCCGGTTCGGGAGGACGTTGCGCACCCGGCCTATGACGGCGTTCACGCCCGCGCCCCCTGAGTGGCTCCGGTCCGCAGCTCGGCGAGCAGCTGGCGCTGGTCAGTGATCATCTCGCCGAGGATCCGGCGGGCGGCCAGAAGCAGCTCGGCGACGTCCGGGGTGGCGAGCGCGTAGACCACGGTGTTGCCCTCGCGGGTGGCCGTCACCATGTTCGTGCGGCGCAACACCGCGAGCTGCTGGGAAAGGCTGCTGGCCTCGATGTCGATCGAGGCCAGCAGCTGGCGCACGGGCATCGGGCCGTCCTGAAGCAGTTCCAGGACACGGATGCGCGCCGGGTGACCCAGGGTGCGGAAGAACTCCGCCTTCGCCTGGTACAGCGGGACGGCCATGACTCAGCCTTCTCCTTGCAGTTACTCGGTGTGGTCCACGATCGCGATGCCGTGACGGGCGGCGATGCTCAGCAGTCCGGCCACCCGGCCGGCATAGGCCTGCGCCCCGTCGTCGTCACCGGCCGCCTCGGCCTTCTGTTGGGCCCGGCGCGCCTGGGCGAGTTGCTCCCGCAGTTCCTGGTCGAAGACCTCGGACACCGTCGTCCCTCCCGCGCCCCGACAGCCGTGGCCGCCCGGCGCACTTCATACCGATCCAACAGCACACCAGCATGTATGAACATGAAGAATTTTTCAAATCGTATGTTTCGCAGATGGCTGTTCACGGTGGCGGCCGCCCCGGCCCATCAGACCGACGCGGTGAAAGCCCCGTCGGTGAGGACCGGAACGACCGCACAGCCGTTCAGCTCGGTCGCGATGGACACGTCGTCGGCGAAGCCGCCCGCGGCGAGCTCCCGGCCGGAAATGCTCTCCCTGACGGCCTCGGCCACGTCCCCGGACGACTCGAACGCCGAGGCCGCCGCCTCGGCCTCCCTCGACAGCGAGGAGAGGCCGGCCTGCCGAAGTGCCGCGATCACCGCTCCGGCACCGAGCAAGTCCTCCAGCGCAGGGCGCACACTGCCATCGCGCCACCGCTCGCCGGCGGCGACGACACCGACCGGACGATCAGCCGTCCCGTAGCCGCGTTCAGCGAGCCACTCGGCAACGGCGTCACCGTTCCGCAGGCAGCCGGCCACCACGGCAACCCCGTCCGCCGCCGCGGCGATCGCCGATCCGTTGGGGGACGGGAGAACCAGACTCGGAGTGAAGGGGGCCCGGCGCAGGGCCGCCGGCGAGAGTGACCACGGCGAATCCGGACCCACGGCTCGACGCTCCACAGCAAGGCGCGCACCCTGCTGCTTTGCGAACCTCTCGGCATTCCCGTCACGCCTGGCACACGGGATGACACGGGTGCCGGACTCGACGGCGACCGACACCGACGTGGTGAACGACAGCACGTCGACGACCACCAGGCAGGACACCTCACGGGCGAGGTGCTTCGCGCCGGTCGGCCCCCAGTCGAAACGCACTCCATGACCCGATGGCAGAAAGTAATCACTCACAGTTGATCATGCTGCCATCAATGCACCGCCATGAGCGAATCAACCTTAGCATTTGCTAAAGTTGGCAACCGTGGCGGCCGCCGCCACCCTTCTCGGTGGTGTCTGAAGGGTGGCGGCACCCCTCGTCGATTGACGAAGGCCCGGACCGCATCCGCAGTCCGGGCCGACGTTCGCCCTGGCCGGCAGGGGCCGAAAGGGTCAGGCCTTCTTGACCACGCTCGACTTGAGCTGCATGGCGCCGAAGCCCTCGATGCGGCAGTCGATGTCATGCCCGTCGACGCCGTCGACCAGGCGGATGTTGCGGACCTTGGTGCCCGCCTTGATCCCCGAGGCGCTGCCCTTGACCTTGAGGGCCTTGATGACGGTCACCGTGTCGCCGTCGCTCAGCACGTTGCCGACCGCGTCCTTGATCACCCGATCGCCGGCACCGCCCTCGGCGCCGGCGCCGCCCGCCGCGGGCACCCACTCGTGGCCGCACTCCGGGCAGACCATGAGGGCGTTCATCTCGTAGGTGTATTCGCTCGAGCACTTCGGGCAAGGAGGGAGGTTCTCGCTCATATGACCAGCGTATCCGCCCTCCGGCAGTGCACCCGCGCCACTGCTCCTCGCCATCACCGTGGACGCCGCCTGCGCCGACAGCACCGACCCAACTCCGGTCGATGACACGGCGGGAAGCTGCCCGACCTCACGCCTCGGCCAGCCTGAAGCCGCTGACCAGGCCGGGCGCAATCCGGACGACGGAGTCCATGGCCTCGTCCACCCA
This genomic interval carries:
- a CDS encoding respiratory chain complex I subunit 1 family protein, with protein sequence MNATGTVAVAAQVVLVTAGAPWLAGLMRQVRARLEGRAGPGIGQPWRDLRKQLRKQPVTAGGTGSAFRAAPLVLVATALVVAALVPLASTRTPVSGYADLIVVVALLALGTVSLALAGLDTGTAFGGMGASREMTVTALVEPTLLMSVFALSIPADSTNLADIVSGAVHDPARLATPTGLLAAVALAAVTIAETGRLPVDNPSTHLELTMIHEAMVLEYSGPDLALIELGAQLRLTVLLGLLTALFTPWGIATTGSPASLLLALVLLAAKVAVLGTALAAAEVWWAKIRLFRVPELLTGSFLLALLAVAASYFLTGE
- a CDS encoding proton-conducting transporter transmembrane domain-containing protein: MPDALLLTAPAAAPLAVAAGYAALGWRRTTAWAGLLSPAAILACATALAARVPTRGPATAYDGLLRADALTVWILLGIGAVGALACAASPAYLAAERTDPVSARRYGVLVHLFLAAMALATLTVNLGVLWVAIEATTIVTAFLVGHHRTRAGVEAAWKYVVICSVGIALAFLGTVLVYYAARHAGIPESRALDWPTLAAHADRLDHPTLRLGTALAVLGFGAKAGLVPLHAWLPDAHSQAPAPVSALMSGVLLAVAFTAVLRHKVIADAALGTGFARVLLVAVALVTLALAAALLLAQRDYKRMLAYSSMEHMGLIALAAAIGTRLATAALLLHMAGHGLAKGVAFCSSGHLLHLAGTTRIGRVRGLLGRAPALGAAFGLALLALLALPPFSLFASELGIARAGFNAGLGWVVAVALVLVLIAFAAIAGRGARMLLGAGPVPDAAPARSGVSVWLPLAAGLAVCAALGITVAPLGDLLDAAAAIGGH
- a CDS encoding hydrogenase large subunit, giving the protein MYEIPVGPVHAGLIEPGHFRFSVVGESILKLKARLWYVHKGVEKLFEGRRPEHALALAERISGDTAVGHALAFCLAVEEAAGLRAPARAQRARALLLELERLHNHVTDLGALCNDVGHGILNAHAWRIRERLLRLNHSVTGHRLLRGGVTPGGAVLRRLPDDAELAHVRADLRSLVELALGHPTIRDRFTGTAILPAQAARDLGCLGYVARASGLPADARRDHPFHDLGDLLTTRVLDTGDVLARFTVRTQEAEDALDLIDHLADGLTPGAAIDLTPHGPARRSGAGIAEGWRGTITTRVELAPDGALTRVRIADPSFFNWPALPIALADTIVPDFPLTNKSFNLSYAGNDL
- a CDS encoding GNAT family N-acetyltransferase; translation: MTYIDPITPVVPEGRMGQREQPRLRLADGSVLRPWRVSDVGALVAASEDADIRHWNRLGRLSPEEARARIGRWGTYWRDESAAIWAVAPADTDEAQGLIGLGDVSLADGTAEFLYWLLPAARRRGLAAAALAEVTRWALGELGLHRLRLTHSTANAASCRVAERAGFALEGTMRSALLHADGWHDEHLHARVRSEA
- a CDS encoding DUF6126 family protein; protein product: MSDSVSDEKSRRKAMLIRAGVYILGTHLFAGFVILLFALGNRH
- a CDS encoding SulP family inorganic anion transporter; amino-acid sequence: MGRSPRKDLLAGLTVAIVALPLALGFGISSGAGAEAGLATAVVAGALAAIFGGSNLQVSGPTGAMTVVLVPIVARYGTDGVLTVGLLAGVILVVLALARAGRWMAYVPVPVVEGFTLGIAGVIALQQVPGALGVKKPAGDNPAVVAAKAFGDFAAAPHWAALGLALAVAAVMLIGVRWRPSLPFSLIAVVGATIVASSANLPVATIGHLPAGLPAPSLGFLDLSAVPALLPSALAVAALAALESLMSATAADAMSVSERHDSDRELFGQGLANLAAPLFGGVAATGAIARTAVNVRSGAVSRLAALVHAAVLAVIVFAAAPLVAGIPLAALAGVLIATAVRMVEVGSLRAIARTGRGEAAVLVLTAAATLAFDLVTAVVVGLLVSGVLALAAVAKAARVEQVPLHDDLPPADHHDEEQALLAEHIVAYRIDGPLLFAAAHRFLLELTESADVKVAILRMSRVSAIDASGATVLGDAITKLQRRGTLVLVSGIRDEHQRPLDALGVLDQLRADGHVFETTPDAISYARTHLHGPLVPAGRTAPDVTAASVSR
- a CDS encoding ArsR/SmtB family transcription factor, with protein sequence MAVPLYQAKAEFFRTLGHPARIRVLELLQDGPMPVRQLLASIDIEASSLSQQLAVLRRTNMVTATREGNTVVYALATPDVAELLLAARRILGEMITDQRQLLAELRTGATQGARA
- a CDS encoding 2-phosphosulfolactate phosphatase encodes the protein MVVDVLSFTTSVSVAVESGTRVIPCARRDGNAERFAKQQGARLAVERRAVGPDSPWSLSPAALRRAPFTPSLVLPSPNGSAIAAAADGVAVVAGCLRNGDAVAEWLAERGYGTADRPVGVVAAGERWRDGSVRPALEDLLGAGAVIAALRQAGLSSLSREAEAAASAFESSGDVAEAVRESISGRELAAGGFADDVSIATELNGCAVVPVLTDGAFTASV
- a CDS encoding zinc ribbon domain-containing protein YjdM, with protein sequence MSENLPPCPKCSSEYTYEMNALMVCPECGHEWVPAAGGAGAEGGAGDRVIKDAVGNVLSDGDTVTVIKALKVKGSASGIKAGTKVRNIRLVDGVDGHDIDCRIEGFGAMQLKSSVVKKA